One window from the genome of Halopenitus persicus encodes:
- a CDS encoding helix-hairpin-helix domain-containing protein — MNDSFEEPLDEFWTGLPEKYEVPSVDAEEDEQTKLASLGAPPEGFSRAFEMANRLHEKIQEPQRYQTQFTPETSISTVVDEIPRAGPIIVTNLENEGYETLGDLERITNSELMSVNRVGTETAERLIEFTQNQIPRDRDWNRASDRSAISDDVALHKISDQIPGFGDISRKKIEKAGYETVGDVRAATANELTDIKQIGEGTISKLLDYIENHSGKPTSIADKQIPDDTPIEDFAADVPRVGRVLISKLTQEGYETVGDLRTATIKDLTNVENIGEKKAESLLEHANLRG, encoded by the coding sequence GTGAATGATTCGTTCGAAGAACCTCTTGACGAATTCTGGACTGGGCTACCTGAGAAGTATGAGGTCCCTTCAGTGGATGCTGAAGAGGATGAACAGACGAAATTAGCATCACTCGGTGCTCCACCAGAGGGATTCAGTCGGGCTTTTGAGATGGCAAATCGGCTCCACGAGAAAATCCAAGAGCCACAGAGATATCAGACTCAATTCACACCGGAAACGTCTATCAGCACCGTAGTGGACGAGATTCCACGTGCAGGACCGATTATCGTAACGAATCTGGAAAACGAGGGTTACGAGACACTCGGTGATCTGGAGAGAATTACCAATAGCGAATTAATGAGCGTGAACCGAGTTGGAACGGAAACGGCAGAGCGGTTGATTGAGTTCACCCAGAATCAGATACCGAGGGATCGAGATTGGAATCGGGCAAGCGACCGATCAGCTATCTCGGACGATGTTGCACTCCACAAGATTTCGGATCAGATCCCCGGATTCGGAGACATCAGTCGAAAGAAGATCGAAAAAGCAGGATATGAGACTGTAGGAGACGTACGTGCTGCAACGGCTAATGAACTAACTGACATTAAACAGATTGGCGAAGGGACTATTTCGAAACTTTTGGACTACATAGAAAATCACTCAGGGAAACCTACTTCAATAGCAGATAAACAGATACCAGACGATACTCCGATAGAAGATTTCGCGGCAGATGTTCCGAGAGTGGGACGGGTGTTGATCTCTAAATTGACTCAGGAAGGGTATGAGACGGTAGGTGATCTTCGTACTGCGACCATTAAGGACCTGACCAACGTCGAGAATATCGGTGAAAAGAAGGCAGAATCTCTTTTGGAACACGCTAATTTGAGGGGGTAG
- a CDS encoding helix-turn-helix transcriptional regulator, which produces MLRRIELEALAIVDRGDTISDLATKLDHSESYLSRAVGDLVEKGLVYTERDGRRKRVVPSDARAVELYQDLVRQHSHIDFPELLTGKALEVLYYLDHPRTVSEIADRSDNYRNTVNRALKRFRDRGLVRTDDGCYDFNADFDRLHEFARELAHHLHRQRLEAVAPKGTILWEDYDDFLAQAETEIDAEGFYETGLARFTAFDLQFLLTGHRYYFYSEGLDAISPAKLCCHTLLIDDGSRYRSYCLLLLSHVDVDEEVLREQAVKYGLEDEIDALLRYLETQGEVDDDRLREWDEFQKLAADYGVRLS; this is translated from the coding sequence GTGCTCCGGCGCATCGAACTCGAGGCCCTCGCCATCGTCGACCGCGGCGACACGATCTCCGATCTCGCAACGAAGCTCGACCACAGCGAGAGCTACCTCTCCCGTGCCGTCGGCGACCTCGTCGAGAAGGGGCTCGTCTACACGGAACGCGACGGCCGCCGAAAACGAGTCGTTCCGTCGGATGCTCGCGCCGTCGAACTCTATCAGGACCTCGTCCGCCAGCACTCCCACATCGACTTCCCCGAGCTGCTGACCGGCAAGGCACTCGAGGTGCTGTACTACCTCGACCACCCGCGGACCGTCTCCGAAATCGCCGACCGGAGTGACAACTATCGCAACACGGTCAACCGCGCCCTCAAGCGGTTTCGCGACCGGGGTCTCGTCAGGACGGACGACGGCTGCTATGACTTCAACGCCGACTTCGACCGCCTTCACGAGTTCGCACGTGAACTCGCACACCATCTGCATCGCCAACGCCTCGAAGCCGTCGCCCCGAAGGGCACGATTCTCTGGGAGGACTACGACGACTTCCTTGCCCAGGCCGAGACGGAGATCGATGCGGAGGGGTTCTACGAAACGGGTCTCGCTCGATTCACAGCCTTCGACCTCCAGTTCCTGCTCACGGGCCACCGCTACTACTTCTACTCCGAGGGACTCGACGCAATCTCGCCGGCGAAACTCTGCTGTCACACCCTCTTGATCGACGACGGCAGCCGCTACCGCTCGTACTGTCTCCTCCTGCTCAGCCACGTCGATGTCGACGAAGAGGTTCTCCGAGAGCAGGCGGTGAAGTATGGCCTCGAAGACGAAATCGACGCCTTGCTCCGCTACCTCGAGACGCAGGGGGAGGTCGACGATGATCGGCTCCGGGAGTGGGACGAGTTCCAGAAGCTGGCGGCTGACTACGGGGTGCGACTATCCTGA
- a CDS encoding HAD family hydrolase, producing MNTLLFDMDGIVVDSVGYWNEIRAEIITEKLSVNDVSISELVGMNAEDEYEYLAKNHELPLPKAAYVSLIDEYAETVYREYVTIFPKFETILRDATENGISVGLVSASPRRRVEMVLDRFGFETYLDIVVAGDDLSGPSKPDPTIYEHTASRLGVPTDACVTVEDSEHGVTAAKEAGMYCLGYACHSGQPLERANETFEKRDVLRARLRELCNSGDV from the coding sequence ATGAACACACTACTCTTCGATATGGATGGCATCGTGGTCGACTCCGTGGGGTACTGGAACGAGATCCGAGCGGAAATCATCACCGAAAAACTCAGTGTCAACGATGTTTCCATTTCGGAACTCGTAGGCATGAATGCAGAAGATGAATACGAGTATCTCGCAAAAAACCACGAGCTACCGCTTCCGAAGGCTGCCTACGTTTCACTGATCGACGAGTACGCTGAGACGGTGTATCGCGAGTATGTCACGATTTTTCCCAAGTTCGAGACGATACTCAGAGACGCGACCGAGAACGGGATCTCGGTCGGGCTCGTCTCTGCATCACCCCGGAGACGCGTTGAGATGGTGCTGGACCGGTTCGGTTTCGAGACATACCTCGATATCGTTGTCGCCGGGGACGATCTTTCCGGACCAAGCAAACCGGATCCGACGATTTATGAACACACGGCGTCCCGCCTCGGAGTACCAACAGATGCGTGTGTCACCGTTGAGGACTCCGAGCATGGGGTAACGGCCGCGAAGGAGGCTGGGATGTACTGTCTCGGATACGCCTGCCATTCCGGACAACCGCTCGAACGCGCCAATGAAACGTTCGAAAAACGCGACGTCTTACGCGCACGACTCCGTGAGCTCTGTAACTCCGGCGATGTATAG
- a CDS encoding PIN domain-containing protein, with product MPRALIDTTVLFAAAYRQDGSHDAALPILQGIDNGTLPEAVVLDYVLAETLNGLTTHAGHDAAVDLLDRIEENARFHIDSLTTDALATGKALFRQHEPLSFVDACIVAYMQTEGLGYLYAFDDDFDAVEDVYRLDTATDPYDPN from the coding sequence ATGCCACGTGCACTCATCGATACGACAGTCCTTTTTGCCGCCGCATACCGGCAGGATGGATCTCACGATGCCGCGCTTCCCATACTCCAAGGCATCGACAATGGAACGCTCCCGGAGGCGGTCGTCCTCGACTACGTTCTCGCGGAAACACTCAACGGCCTCACGACCCACGCCGGCCACGACGCAGCCGTCGATCTCCTCGATCGAATCGAAGAAAACGCCCGCTTCCACATTGACTCACTCACCACCGACGCTCTCGCGACGGGGAAGGCCCTCTTTCGGCAACACGAACCCCTCTCCTTCGTCGATGCCTGCATTGTCGCGTATATGCAAACCGAGGGGCTCGGGTACCTGTATGCGTTTGACGACGATTTTGACGCTGTCGAGGATGTCTATCGACTCGATACAGCAACGGATCCCTACGATCCGAACTAA
- a CDS encoding AbrB/MazE/SpoVT family DNA-binding domain-containing protein, whose translation MSSDRIDAESKVSGNQANIPARIRRELDIDDGDQLRWHLEDDGSIRVQVIQQQTGTFADFDGYAGEEPTDVTSDHDAWGVDVE comes from the coding sequence ATGAGCAGCGACAGAATCGACGCCGAAAGCAAGGTGTCGGGAAACCAAGCAAACATTCCTGCCCGGATTCGACGTGAACTCGATATCGACGACGGTGATCAGCTCCGCTGGCATCTCGAAGATGACGGGAGTATCCGGGTCCAAGTTATCCAACAGCAAACAGGCACGTTCGCCGACTTCGACGGCTACGCTGGTGAAGAGCCGACCGATGTGACGAGCGACCACGACGCCTGGGGCGTCGACGTCGAGTAA
- a CDS encoding transposase: MGVVLLDLVETALRVAKQALENRAGKPDSGGLAREAHIAAHCIRKEEGHSYAELVDRLSLMPDVCDRLGISSDAPPDPTTFYHSFDRYEMYIWRALLRVSAQQHPQSGHVALDSTFFERSHASQYYCQRRGQTIKTVKATTLTDTESLAVLDVHCCIGREHDTKAGPRVVRRNADDLRAVAADNGFQDWYSEYEIAALDVEYLVHYRGSTPKAVANNALIRAKGYTQRWMSETSYSTVKRTQDSALRSQFWYRQFREIILSFALNNLKKLAKTL, from the coding sequence ATGGGCGTCGTTTTACTCGACCTCGTTGAGACAGCACTACGTGTAGCTAAACAAGCGTTGGAGAATCGAGCGGGCAAGCCCGACTCGGGCGGGCTTGCCCGCGAGGCTCACATCGCCGCACACTGTATTCGGAAGGAAGAGGGCCACAGCTACGCCGAACTTGTAGATCGGCTCAGCCTCATGCCGGACGTGTGTGACCGACTTGGGATCAGCTCGGATGCTCCACCCGATCCAACCACGTTCTACCACTCGTTTGACCGATACGAGATGTACATCTGGCGGGCGTTGCTGCGCGTTTCTGCGCAGCAACACCCGCAATCTGGCCACGTCGCACTCGACAGCACGTTCTTCGAGCGATCCCACGCCTCACAGTACTATTGCCAGCGGCGAGGCCAGACGATCAAGACGGTGAAAGCGACGACATTGACCGATACAGAGTCGCTGGCAGTATTGGACGTTCACTGCTGTATCGGGCGTGAGCACGACACCAAGGCTGGCCCGCGGGTCGTCCGCCGGAACGCGGACGACCTGCGGGCCGTTGCCGCCGACAATGGGTTCCAAGATTGGTACTCCGAATACGAGATCGCCGCATTAGACGTTGAGTACCTCGTTCACTACCGTGGATCAACTCCGAAAGCAGTTGCCAACAACGCGCTCATCCGAGCAAAAGGTTACACACAGCGATGGATGTCAGAAACAAGCTACTCAACAGTCAAGCGAACGCAAGACTCCGCCCTGCGTTCGCAGTTCTGGTACCGGCAGTTCCGTGAGATCATTCTCTCGTTCGCGCTCAACAACCTCAAGAAGCTCGCCAAAACACTATGA
- a CDS encoding Cdc6/Cdc18 family protein, whose amino-acid sequence MGREGRGAGSNHPEDDGDRQSSVADTENSESTGEDVDSPDTSQTTFENDSDPADSSHEVANGDGGGISIRDRLQTESSGGVFVNKDLVRSDTIIDEDRIVGRDDQLGRVVDNLKPVLQNEGIPDMLLSGPSGTGKSLIIHAVCKQIVELCESQDKTFGVISINCEGPKTADRAVYRLVKAAADDLGVEPGVPQTGVSTDQKLERLYELMREYYGGVIFILDEIDMLEGPYQEAEYNSLIYQLSRARKLADFDGPISLTAITNYADFMRDLNSRAQSSYNPDDIFFDDYDATQLRSILKNRRDAFEPESLADDVIPLVAAFGSQTHGDARKAIDLLRWAGELAERRGADRVTETDVREAQEKYTENRKLRHISGTSTQKKLSIYAVAATASCAREHPEWIPAGPAFKAYQFIADTMDTEQYSRETFVNHVTEQSTYGVLDFERRGKGRGRGVHMYFSLSEDPETIMETIREDSRFEDLAHEEATISAVVRERLKQFRSKN is encoded by the coding sequence ATGGGACGAGAGGGACGTGGAGCGGGATCGAATCATCCAGAAGATGATGGAGATCGTCAATCCTCCGTTGCTGATACTGAAAATTCTGAGTCAACAGGTGAGGATGTAGATTCGCCCGATACGTCACAAACGACGTTCGAGAACGACTCGGATCCCGCCGATTCGTCGCACGAAGTAGCTAACGGCGACGGTGGCGGCATTTCAATTCGTGATCGGCTACAAACAGAGTCGTCCGGTGGCGTCTTCGTGAACAAAGACCTCGTCCGGTCAGATACCATCATTGATGAGGATCGTATCGTCGGTCGTGACGACCAGCTGGGTCGTGTCGTCGACAATCTGAAACCAGTCCTCCAGAATGAAGGCATCCCTGATATGCTCCTGAGTGGGCCGTCTGGAACCGGGAAATCGCTCATCATTCATGCAGTCTGCAAACAGATTGTCGAGCTGTGTGAATCTCAAGACAAGACATTCGGAGTTATCTCAATCAACTGCGAGGGGCCAAAGACTGCAGATCGGGCTGTTTATCGGTTAGTTAAAGCTGCTGCGGACGATCTTGGTGTCGAACCCGGTGTTCCTCAAACTGGTGTCTCAACGGACCAGAAACTTGAGCGACTGTACGAGCTGATGCGTGAGTACTACGGCGGTGTCATCTTCATTCTTGATGAAATTGATATGCTTGAGGGTCCCTATCAGGAGGCAGAGTACAACTCCCTCATCTACCAGCTTTCACGGGCGCGAAAACTCGCCGATTTTGATGGCCCGATCTCACTCACGGCCATCACGAATTATGCCGATTTTATGAGGGATCTCAACAGCCGCGCACAGAGCTCCTATAATCCTGATGATATTTTCTTCGACGATTACGATGCGACGCAGCTCCGTAGTATCCTCAAAAATAGACGAGATGCCTTCGAGCCAGAATCACTTGCAGATGACGTCATTCCGCTTGTTGCCGCGTTCGGGTCCCAAACGCACGGAGATGCGCGAAAAGCGATTGATCTCCTCAGATGGGCTGGCGAATTAGCCGAGCGTCGTGGGGCTGACAGGGTTACCGAGACCGACGTCCGTGAAGCCCAAGAAAAATACACCGAAAATCGCAAACTCCGCCATATCAGCGGGACTTCGACTCAAAAGAAACTGTCCATCTACGCCGTGGCGGCGACTGCCAGCTGCGCAAGGGAACATCCTGAGTGGATCCCTGCTGGTCCTGCGTTCAAAGCGTACCAATTCATTGCTGATACGATGGACACGGAACAGTACAGTCGCGAGACGTTTGTAAATCACGTCACTGAGCAGAGTACGTACGGCGTGTTGGACTTCGAACGTCGAGGCAAAGGTCGAGGCAGAGGAGTGCATATGTATTTCTCCCTCTCCGAAGATCCGGAAACAATTATGGAGACGATTCGTGAGGATTCGCGATTCGAAGATCTAGCTCACGAAGAGGCGACTATCAGCGCGGTTGTTCGTGAACGGCTGAAGCAGTTCCGGAGCAAGAACTGA
- a CDS encoding DEAD/DEAH box helicase encodes MFILHAVTDDCGKIYLWAEDSTLPPLRPKEQNSAVDPKGGEKHPFAVDKQTLNDLLSYAGYGNANTELTTLTVYLPSGRANPQPSPSIREEDGQETTTSLTPWLIPAVEVDMRDAPSILSYLSQSSSTDEETSSYGENPIKSGQTVNYWSAVCSVAESYVEAGRVAPHLAEKDGSVTGVWRAFPSREADIDRLMELMEAMPPLARTSVEVGSNPTLDRGSPNDSIGRSSRDVLTRALDQMVNALSKEHLSATETDLTTDDLEAIHQQWIRTLQKNGEPIDAAPEAIDELREQLDEWTRPPVTGDEQEVRLCFQLKEPAVDTGAVVSETKTEPIVPDGWTLELLLQSENDPSLVVEANELWGSDRSTEKILARHLDQPTEILKNELERASALYPRLKEALDQSNPTAIELSNSDADEFLQEYAEVLRQAGFGVILPSWWGDPPQRLGARLVVSDAADEFETTGSGLGIEQLCEFDWEIVLGENSLSKEELEELSTLKQSLVHFQGKWVSVQDDDAKSARDLLHREEERTLEEALQADTEISDDGVSLPVVEKRLEGTFKKLFEQDFEIWVEEIDTPSGFDGELRSYQKTGLGWISYLEDHGFGGCLADDMGLGKTIQILARLVQERSVDPLVGTTLVVCPLSVVYNWKSEANEFTPELTVHIHHGQGRMSGDDLANAIEHHDVIITTYGTARSDIEQLRDIQFHRIVLDEAQKIKNTSAGRTQAIRSLSGHHRLALTGTPVENRLSELWSIMEFCNPGLLGSERQFRNAFSRPIEERGDIEKTEQLRQLIRPFVLRREKTDDSIIDDLPEKSEKKEYCRLTEEQATLYKAVADEIFGQIEQSRDIERRGQILKLIGNLKSICNHPRQYLNDDQRISGRSGKLDVLDDIVQKIAANGEKGLIFTQYTQMAELLLEHLRGQGYRVFYLYGETAKEEREEMIDEFENAEGSCFFLLSLHAGGTGINLTPANYVIHYDRWWNPAVEKQATDRAYRIGQDNNVQVYKLICRGTIEESIDQIIESKRDLAEQVLVDSDEWMTELSDEELRNLVSLSVDSLV; translated from the coding sequence ATGTTTATCTTACATGCGGTCACGGACGATTGCGGGAAAATATACCTCTGGGCAGAGGATTCGACACTTCCTCCTTTGCGACCAAAGGAACAGAACTCGGCAGTAGACCCGAAAGGTGGAGAGAAGCATCCGTTTGCCGTTGATAAGCAGACTCTCAACGATCTTCTATCATATGCGGGGTATGGAAACGCAAATACGGAGCTGACCACTCTCACAGTCTATTTACCGTCAGGCCGAGCTAATCCTCAGCCATCTCCATCAATTCGGGAAGAAGACGGACAAGAGACTACGACATCACTCACTCCGTGGCTCATTCCAGCAGTGGAAGTTGATATGAGAGATGCTCCATCGATCCTCTCGTATCTTTCGCAGTCATCTTCAACCGATGAGGAGACGAGTAGTTACGGAGAAAATCCGATCAAATCGGGACAGACGGTCAACTACTGGTCTGCTGTTTGCTCTGTAGCAGAGTCGTATGTTGAAGCCGGGCGGGTTGCACCACACCTCGCAGAAAAGGATGGATCCGTTACCGGTGTTTGGCGCGCGTTTCCCTCTAGGGAAGCGGATATTGATCGGCTTATGGAGCTGATGGAAGCGATGCCACCGCTCGCACGGACATCCGTAGAGGTCGGATCGAATCCCACCCTCGACCGTGGATCCCCCAATGACTCAATCGGTCGTTCCTCAAGAGACGTCTTGACGCGCGCACTGGACCAGATGGTTAATGCGCTGTCGAAAGAACACTTGTCCGCGACTGAGACGGACTTGACCACGGACGACTTGGAAGCGATCCATCAACAGTGGATCCGCACGCTTCAAAAGAACGGGGAGCCGATCGATGCTGCTCCCGAGGCGATTGATGAACTTCGAGAGCAACTCGACGAGTGGACACGACCTCCCGTGACGGGGGATGAGCAAGAAGTCAGGCTCTGTTTCCAACTGAAAGAGCCGGCAGTGGACACTGGGGCGGTGGTCTCGGAGACGAAGACCGAACCGATCGTACCTGACGGCTGGACACTCGAACTGCTCCTGCAATCCGAGAACGATCCGAGCCTCGTTGTCGAGGCAAACGAGTTGTGGGGCTCGGATCGCTCGACGGAGAAAATACTCGCACGCCATCTCGACCAACCCACTGAGATACTGAAAAACGAACTGGAGCGCGCGTCCGCGCTATATCCGCGACTCAAGGAGGCACTCGACCAATCGAATCCGACCGCGATCGAGTTATCGAACAGCGATGCCGACGAATTCCTACAGGAATATGCAGAAGTTCTCCGGCAAGCAGGATTTGGGGTGATTCTTCCAAGCTGGTGGGGGGATCCGCCGCAACGACTTGGTGCTCGGCTGGTTGTCTCTGACGCCGCCGACGAGTTTGAGACTACCGGTAGCGGTCTGGGAATTGAACAGCTGTGTGAGTTCGACTGGGAGATCGTTCTCGGGGAGAACAGTCTCTCCAAAGAAGAGTTGGAAGAATTATCCACGCTCAAACAATCGCTCGTACACTTCCAGGGAAAGTGGGTCTCAGTACAGGACGATGACGCCAAATCGGCGAGAGACCTCCTCCATCGTGAAGAAGAACGTACTCTTGAGGAAGCGCTTCAAGCGGATACTGAGATTAGCGACGACGGGGTTAGCCTCCCGGTCGTCGAAAAGAGATTAGAGGGAACGTTCAAAAAGTTGTTCGAGCAGGATTTTGAGATATGGGTCGAGGAAATAGACACCCCGTCTGGGTTTGACGGGGAGTTGCGCTCGTATCAGAAAACGGGCCTAGGCTGGATCTCGTATCTGGAAGATCACGGCTTTGGTGGCTGTCTGGCGGACGATATGGGTCTTGGAAAGACGATTCAGATACTCGCTCGTCTCGTTCAGGAACGTTCGGTTGATCCCTTAGTTGGCACGACACTTGTAGTGTGTCCGTTGTCTGTGGTGTACAACTGGAAAAGCGAAGCGAACGAGTTCACACCAGAACTGACGGTACATATTCACCACGGCCAAGGTCGAATGTCGGGAGATGACCTTGCCAACGCCATAGAACACCACGACGTAATCATTACTACGTACGGGACGGCGAGAAGCGATATCGAACAACTACGAGACATTCAATTCCATAGGATCGTTCTCGATGAGGCACAGAAAATCAAAAACACGTCAGCCGGTCGTACACAAGCGATTAGGTCGCTGTCGGGCCATCATCGGTTGGCGTTAACTGGAACTCCTGTCGAGAATCGGTTGAGTGAACTGTGGTCCATTATGGAGTTCTGTAACCCCGGACTGCTCGGCTCCGAGAGACAGTTCAGAAACGCCTTTTCTCGGCCTATTGAGGAACGGGGGGACATCGAAAAGACGGAACAGCTCAGACAACTCATACGCCCCTTCGTGTTGCGGCGTGAGAAAACGGATGACTCGATAATCGACGACCTTCCAGAGAAATCAGAGAAAAAGGAATACTGCAGACTCACTGAAGAACAAGCAACTCTATACAAGGCAGTAGCTGATGAAATCTTTGGGCAAATTGAGCAGTCCCGGGATATCGAACGAAGGGGGCAGATTCTGAAGCTGATTGGCAATCTAAAATCGATTTGTAACCACCCACGTCAGTATCTTAACGACGATCAGCGTATCAGTGGTCGGTCGGGTAAGCTTGACGTCCTTGATGACATTGTCCAGAAGATAGCAGCTAATGGCGAGAAGGGACTGATATTCACCCAATACACCCAGATGGCGGAGCTGCTGTTAGAACACTTACGAGGTCAAGGCTATCGCGTGTTCTACCTCTATGGGGAGACAGCGAAGGAGGAACGGGAAGAGATGATTGACGAATTTGAGAACGCTGAGGGATCCTGTTTCTTCTTGTTATCACTGCATGCTGGTGGCACCGGGATCAATCTCACACCGGCTAACTACGTTATCCACTATGACCGGTGGTGGAATCCTGCCGTCGAAAAGCAAGCAACTGACCGAGCGTATCGGATTGGGCAGGACAATAACGTACAGGTATACAAACTGATTTGTCGAGGAACGATCGAAGAATCGATTGACCAAATTATTGAGAGCAAGCGTGACTTAGCAGAACAGGTACTGGTTGATAGCGACGAGTGGATGACTGAACTATCGGATGAAGAGCTTCGCAACCTCGTTTCGTTATCAGTAGACTCTCTAGTATGA
- a CDS encoding type B DNA-directed DNA polymerase has translation MPFTIDFFDDGHVLEWEATADGAVATERDDYSPRFYVAPRDPDADLDLTRLQSVYDQHPDVVATGTVARRPGFRRDEEAVLAVDVDHINRVTPLARQARQLNAYPVGDLACFNVDFSREFRYCLEEDVDPTPTSELSTLRLSVPVVETSNDTYAELSVAGDTVTGSPTDILTAVQAALDDQNPDILVCSTSGIIPTLYEMAAAAGIDEFTLSRWPDVDYQQLASRSTYSSYGRVGHSPARYNVPGRAIIDESNTFFYGETNLDGVLDLVSRSKKPVQELAWASIGNVLTAIQICEAHDRGVLVPWNSWRHEFYKPMGTLHDADRGGFIFAPEVGLHENVHELDFSSLYPNIICTRNISPDVIRCDCHRDRDDVHSLGYSICDDRGYLVDVLQPIIDARDEIKAAIRREKERDDPDEDRLAELEGRSGALKWILVACFGYQGFSNAKFGRIECHEAINAFAREILLTAKQRLEAGGWRVVHGIVDSIWVTPDPDVDDNREDLETLATEITERVEIRLEHEARYDWVAFVPQRESDAGALTKYFGKVAGADEFKVRGIEARQRSTPPFIEKFQRECLERFDATRSPKAVLNSLRDAIDRLHAGEVPIEDLVERNRVSKPLEGYTQNTQNVAALKRARDQDLAMHPGQDIEYVVVDDEKTSRERVVLAHEGVESYDASYYETQLVRAIESLLSPLGWNRSKIRRELAETRVPELTAFANTEND, from the coding sequence ATGCCGTTCACTATTGACTTCTTCGACGACGGGCACGTCCTCGAGTGGGAAGCTACCGCCGACGGCGCCGTCGCGACCGAGCGCGATGACTACTCCCCACGCTTCTACGTGGCCCCTCGTGACCCTGACGCCGACCTCGATCTCACGAGACTCCAGTCGGTGTACGACCAGCACCCGGACGTCGTTGCGACCGGGACGGTTGCACGACGACCCGGTTTCCGACGTGACGAGGAGGCCGTCCTCGCCGTCGACGTCGATCACATCAACCGCGTCACGCCACTCGCCCGGCAGGCACGTCAGCTAAACGCGTATCCAGTCGGGGACCTGGCGTGCTTCAACGTCGATTTCTCGCGAGAGTTTCGCTACTGTCTCGAGGAAGACGTCGATCCGACGCCAACAAGCGAGCTGTCGACGCTCCGACTCAGCGTCCCCGTGGTCGAAACGAGCAACGACACCTATGCCGAGCTGTCAGTCGCCGGCGACACCGTCACCGGCTCGCCCACGGATATCCTGACGGCAGTCCAGGCAGCACTCGATGATCAGAATCCGGATATCCTGGTCTGCTCGACAAGCGGGATCATCCCGACCCTGTACGAGATGGCCGCGGCCGCCGGCATCGACGAGTTCACGCTGAGTCGGTGGCCGGACGTCGACTACCAGCAGCTCGCGAGCCGGTCGACGTACTCGAGCTACGGCCGCGTCGGCCACTCGCCAGCACGGTACAACGTCCCCGGGCGGGCGATCATCGACGAGTCGAACACGTTCTTTTACGGGGAGACGAACCTCGACGGCGTCCTCGACCTCGTGTCGCGCTCGAAAAAGCCAGTCCAGGAGCTCGCCTGGGCGTCGATCGGGAACGTCCTCACCGCCATCCAGATCTGCGAGGCCCACGACCGCGGCGTGCTCGTGCCGTGGAACTCCTGGCGCCACGAGTTTTACAAGCCGATGGGGACGCTCCACGACGCCGACCGCGGCGGCTTCATCTTCGCGCCCGAGGTCGGCCTGCACGAGAACGTCCACGAACTCGATTTTTCGAGCCTGTATCCGAACATCATCTGTACCCGGAACATCTCACCGGACGTCATCCGGTGTGATTGCCATCGCGACCGTGACGACGTCCACAGTCTCGGATACTCGATCTGCGACGACCGCGGATACCTCGTCGACGTACTGCAACCGATCATCGACGCTCGCGACGAGATCAAGGCGGCCATTCGTCGTGAGAAGGAACGGGACGACCCCGACGAGGACCGACTGGCGGAACTCGAGGGGCGGTCGGGAGCGCTGAAGTGGATACTTGTCGCCTGTTTCGGATATCAAGGGTTCAGCAACGCGAAGTTCGGCCGAATCGAATGTCACGAGGCGATCAACGCGTTCGCTCGCGAGATTTTGTTGACGGCAAAGCAACGACTAGAAGCCGGTGGGTGGCGGGTTGTTCACGGCATCGTCGACTCCATCTGGGTGACCCCGGACCCCGACGTCGACGATAACCGCGAGGACCTCGAGACGCTCGCGACGGAGATCACCGAACGCGTCGAGATTCGGCTCGAACACGAAGCCCGCTATGACTGGGTGGCGTTCGTTCCGCAGCGCGAGAGTGATGCCGGCGCGTTGACGAAGTACTTCGGGAAAGTCGCTGGTGCCGACGAGTTCAAAGTAAGAGGTATCGAAGCGCGGCAGCGCTCGACGCCACCGTTTATCGAGAAGTTCCAGCGGGAGTGCCTCGAGCGATTTGATGCGACCCGGTCACCGAAAGCAGTCCTCAATTCGCTCCGAGACGCAATCGACCGTCTGCACGCCGGCGAGGTCCCGATCGAGGATCTCGTCGAACGAAATCGTGTCTCCAAGCCGCTGGAAGGGTACACGCAGAACACCCAGAACGTGGCGGCGCTGAAGCGGGCTCGCGACCAGGATCTCGCTATGCATCCCGGACAGGATATCGAATACGTGGTCGTCGATGACGAGAAGACCTCGCGAGAACGGGTCGTGTTGGCCCACGAAGGGGTTGAGTCGTATGATGCGTCATACTACGAGACGCAACTCGTTCGGGCGATCGAGAGTCTTCTGTCGCCGTTGGGCTGGAATCGCTCGAAAATCCGTCGAGAGCTCGCAGAGACACGGGTGCCGGAGTTAACGGCGTTCGCGAACACGGAGAATGATTAA